One genomic window of Canis lupus baileyi chromosome 22, mCanLup2.hap1, whole genome shotgun sequence includes the following:
- the ACKR4 gene encoding atypical chemokine receptor 4, producing MALEHNQSTDYYYEENEVNGTHDYSQYEVICIKEEVRKFAKVFLPAFFTIAFITGIAGNSIVVAIYAYYKKQRTKTDVYILNLAVADLLLLFTLPFWAVNAVHGWVLGRIMCKVTSALYTVNFVSGMQFLACISIDRYWAVTKAPSQSGVGRTCWLVCFCVWMTAILLSIPQLVFYTVNHKARCLPIFPYYLGTSVKASIQMLEICIGFVIPFLIMGVCYFVTARTLIRMPDIKKSRPLKVLLTVVIVFMVTQLPYNIVRLCQVIDIIYSLITDCDMSKRMDVAIQITESIALFHSCLNPILYVFMGASFKNYIIKVAKKYGSWRRQRRNVEEIPFDSEDPTEPTSTFSI from the coding sequence ATGGCTTTGGAACACAACCAGTCAACAGATTACTATTATGAGGAAAATGAAGTGAATGGCACTCATGACTACAGTCAGTATGAAGTGATCTGTATAAAAGAAGAAGTCAGAAAATTTGCAAAAGttttcctgcctgccttcttcaCAATAGCTTTCATCACTGGAATTGCAGGCAATTCCATAGTAGTGGCAATTTATGCCTATTACAAGAAGCAGAGAACCAAAACAGATGTGTATATCTTGAATTTGGCAGTGGCAGATCTACTCCTTCTATTCACTCTGCCTTTTTGGGCAGTGAATGCAGTTCATGGATGGGTTTTAGGGAGAATCATGTGCAAAGTCACTTCAGCCTTGTACACGGTCAACTTTGTGTCTGGAATGCAGTTTCTGGCTTGTATCAGCATAGACCGATACTGGGCAGTAACTAAAGCCCCAAGTCAGTCAGGAGTGGGGAGAACATGCTGGcttgtctgtttctgtgtctggATGACTGCCATCTTGCTGAGTATACCTCAGCTGGTTTTTTATACGGTAAATCACAAGGCCAGGTGCCTTCCCATCTTTCCATATTACCTAGGAACTTCGGTGAAAGCATCAATTCAAATGCTGGAAATCTGCATCGGATTTGTAATACCCTTTCTTATCATGGGAGTGTGCTATTTTGTCACAGCAAGGACCCTCATCAGGATGCCCGACATTAAAAAATCCCGACCCCTCAAAGTTCTGCTCACAGTGGTTATAGTTTTCATGGTCACTCAGCTGCCTTATAACATTGTCAGGCTCTGCCAAGTCATAGACATCATCTACTCCCTCATCACTGACTGCGACATGAGCAAACGCATGGATGTTGCCATCCAAATTACAGAGAGCATTGCACTTTTTCACAGCTGCCTCAACCCAATCCTCTATGTTTTCATGGGAGCctcttttaaaaactacattatcAAAGTTGCTAAGAAATATGGGTCCTGGAGAAGACAAAGACGAAATGTGGAAGAGATTCCTTTTGATTCAGAAGATCCCACAGAGCCAACTAGTACTTTTagcatttaa